From Phoenix dactylifera cultivar Barhee BC4 unplaced genomic scaffold, palm_55x_up_171113_PBpolish2nd_filt_p 000447F, whole genome shotgun sequence, a single genomic window includes:
- the LOC103719919 gene encoding phosphoserine aminotransferase 2, chloroplastic-like, with protein sequence MAPMAAATAAAAAAAATPNSFLLQNPLRPSPKPLALRPNPRFSVSCAAVTSAPSSSLAAHAASPGDRGVFNFAAGPATLPEPVLLKAQAELYNYRGSGMSIMEMSHRGKEFDSVIKKAECDLRLLLSIPDDFAVLFLQGGATTQFAAVPLNLCSSTSDPADYLVTGSWSDKAFKEAQKFCKPNLIWSGKPEKYTMIPSFDQIPQNPDAKYLHICANETIHGVEFKDYPTPANKNSILVADMSSNFCSKPVDVSKFGAIYAGAQKNVGPSGVTIVIVRRDLIGSAQEITPVMLDYKTHADSASLYNTPPCFAIYMCGLVFEHLLEQGGLAEVEKKNAEKAGILYDTIDGSGGFYISPVEKSVRSLMNVPFTLQRSELDKKFIEEAVKEGMVQLKGHRSVGGMRASIYNAMPLAGVEKLVAFMKDFQARHP encoded by the coding sequence ATGGCTCCAATGGCCGCTGCCACCGCTGCCGCTGCCGCTGCCGCCGCCACCCCCAACTCTTTCCTCCTCCAGAACCCCCTCCGACCCTCCCCCAAACCCCTCGCCCTTCGCCCCAATCCCCGATTCTCCGTCTCCTGCGCCGCCGTCACCTCCGCCCCCTCCTCATCCCTCGCCGCCCACGCCGCCTCTCCCGGCGACCGCGGCGTCTTCAACTTCGCCGCAGGCCCCGCCACACTTCCGGAGCCCGTCCTCCTCAAGGCCCAGGCCGAGCTCTACAACTACCGCGGCTCCGGCATGAGCATCATGGAGATGAGCCACCGCGGAAAGGAGTTCGATTCGGTCATCAAGAAGGCCGAGTGCGAtctccgcctcctcctctccatccccGACGACTTCGCCGTCCTCTTCCTCCAGGGCGGCGCCACCACCCAGTTCGCCGCCGTCCCCCTCAACCTCTGCTCCTCCACCTCCGACCCCGCGGACTACTTGGTCACCGGATCCTGGAGTGACAAGGCCTTCAAAGAAGCCCAGAAGTTCTGCAAGCCCAACCTCATCTGGTCCGGCAAGCCTGAAAAGTACACCATGATCCCATCTTTCGACCAGATCCCGCAGAACCCCGACGCCAAATACCTCCACATCTGCGCCAACGAGACCATCCACGGCGTCGAGTTCAAGGATTACCCGACGCCGGCGAATAAAAACTCGATCTTGGTCGCGGACATGTCCTCCAACTTCTGCTCGAAGCCCGTCGACGTCTCCAAGTTCGGCGCGATCTACGCTGGGGCGCAGAAGAACGTCGGCCCGTCTGGGGTCACCATCGTTATCGTGCGGCGAGATCTCATCGGCAGCGCCCAGGAGATCACGCCGGTGATGCTCGACTACAAGACCCACGCCGACAGCGCTTCGCTCTACAACACGCCGCCGTGCTTCGCGATCTATATGTGCGGCCTGGTGTTCGAGCATTTGCTGGAGCAGGGCGGACTGGCAGAGGTCGAGAAGAAGAATGCGGAGAAGGCCGGAATTCTCTACGATACGATCGACGGGAGCGGCGGGTTTTATATCTCTCCGGTAGAGAAATCGGTGAGGTCGCTGATGAACGTTCCCTTCACGCTGCAGAGGAGTGAGCTTGACAAGAAGTTCATCGAGGAGGCTGTTAAGGAAGGGATGGTTCAGCTCAAGGGCCACCGATCCGTCGGCGGCATGCGGGCTTCGATATATAACGCGATGCCGTTGGCCGGAGTTGAAAAGCTGGTTGCTTTCATGAAGGATTTCCAAGCCAGGCATCCTTGA